The DNA segment CCCTACCGGGTAATGCATACGCCCATAGCTGATGGACCGGCCAAAGTACGTTACGTTCCTCCGAAAGCCCTGGACAAAATGTTAGATGAATACTACCAGCTCCGTGGATGGAGCAAAGATGGAATTCCAGGTGAACGGAAATTGAAGGAACTGGGCCTGGCATAGAATCTCTACCGGAAGAGATGCAGGTCTGATTGGCTGCCGGACTGTGATGCTAATCGTACCTTATCCCCGGTAGTTAAGGTGTCTATATCTTCAATTTGAAAGTCAATACTTAGCAAAGCCGCAGCCACCTGATACGCAGAGCGGCAGAAGTTATGTTGCCTTTACTATGGATACCTGTTCCCATATAATATCTGGTGTGCAGGAGGACATGCCAGCGTAGCTCAGTGGCAGAGCAGCGGTTTCGTAAACCGCCGGTCGGAGGTTCGACTCCTCTCGCTGGCTCCATTATTTGAAGCTAAAAAGCCCCTTTTTTTCTTCCGCAAATCGGCCTATTCTCATCCTGGACGCAATTTGAATCAATGTGGAACTCCGGTTGTGGGTCATCCGAATCAACCGGTTCTAAGATTAAGGGATACAGGTTATCCGCAATAATTGAGAGTGCCTTCGGACCTCTTCTCTGGACCTTCCCCGTCACCCTCAGCCAGCCCTCCCTGAACAGGACATCGCCACACTTCTCCTGGACATCGCCAAAAACGGTCACATCGGCTACTCCTGTCCCGTCTTCCATTATCACGTATACTACCCTGTTGCCGTTTCTGGTAGGTGGTGTCTGATAACGGATTACCGAGCCAACTATCTCTACGCGCTTTCCGGTCTCCGACTTATACAAATCTTTCATCCGCGTAATACCTGCGTCCAATGGCACGTAATCCAGGGGGTGTGCCGTGATACTCAGTGACAGCAGCTCCCGTTCAGCAAGCATCCTCTCCTTCCTGTTATCGTTGACTGCCTCCATAGTGTGGACCGGCTCCAGTCGAGTATCTTCAAAGAGTGGCATCGTTCCCCGACCCGTCTTCTGCCGGAGTCCCGATAATGCAGGAAGTTGGCTCCGCAACTCTTCCGAGCTGCACAGTGAATCAAATGCACCAACCCTGACCAGGTTCTCCATAGTGGGCTGGCTGACATTAGTCCGCAGGACAAAGTCTCTCAAGGAGGTAAATGAGCCCCGCATCCTCGCCGACAGTATCGAGTCCAGGGCGTCTTCGGACATGCCTCTTAGCTGTTTCAGACTGACGCGGATGGCCCCATCCTCCACGGTATAGCGGTCATCAGAGTGGTTTACATCAGGGGGGAGTATTTTGACTCCGGACCTCCTGGCTTCGGCCACAAGCACACGCGGCGGGTAATACCCCATTGGCTGGTTCGACAGCACGGCAGCGAAGAACTCGGCGGGATAGTGACACTTCAGCCAGAGGGTCTGGTAGGCAATGATGGCATAGGCAACCGCATGCGCCTTGCAGAAGCCGTAGGCGGCGAAGGCGGCCAACTGCTCGAAGACCTGTGAGGCGATATCCTTGCTGACGCTGTTTCTGGCGGCACCCGTGATGAACGAATCCCGCATCTTCTCCATCTCTTCCGTGGTGCGGTCATGCGTCATCGCCCTTCTGAAACCGTCGGCCTCGGCGTAGCTCATCCCGGCAAGGTCGTGGGCCACTTTGAGCACCTGCTCCTGGTAGAGTATCACCCCCAGGGTCTCTTCAAGGGCATTCTTCAATTTCGGGTGCAGGTAGGTCACCGACTCTTTGCCGTGTCTCCTGGGAAGATATATCTTGTCCATACTCGATTTCAGTGGCCCGGGTCTTACCAGTGATATCGAGACGATAATGTCCTCGAAGCGGTCCGGCAGGAGCCGTCCTGCCATCTCCCTCTGCGCCGGTGACTCCAGCTGGAAAGTGCCGATTGTCTTGCCATCACGAAGCATGGCAAAGGCGGCCGGGTCATCTCCGGGGATATTATCCAGGTCAATTGATACGCCGTGATTCTTTTCAATATCTGCCAGGGTGTCTTCCAGAACTGTCAGGGTGGGCAGCGACAACACGTCCATCTTGACGAGGCCGAGCTGCTCGATATCATCTTTGTCATACTGGCTGATGATGTCCCCACCGCTGGACCATTCCAGGGGGACAAGGTCGGAGAGCCGGCCATCGCCGATTAACAGCCCGCCGAGGTGCACTGAGAGATGCTTGGGGAATCCGTCTATCACCGCGCATAGCTTGAAAAAGCTGTCAAGCTCGGTCCTCCTGTAGATGGTGCTCTTCTTCAGTTCGGGGAGAGAATCGGCGTGTTCCTGGAGCTGGGAGGCGGACAGATAGTGGATGCCGCTGCAGGCCTCGTCGATAATCTCCTGCGGCACCTGTAAGGCCTTGCCAACGTCACGGATGGCCCCTCTGGCCATGTAGGTATTAATCGTGGCCACACAGGCAACATTATCAGTGCCATACTTTTGAGTAATGTAATCCCTTACATCCTCTCGCTGTCTGCGGTCAATGTCCAGGTCAATGTCAGGTAGTTCCCGCCGCAGAGGATGCATGAAACGCTCAAAGAGGAGGTCGTGCTCAATGGGGTCGACGACACTGATGTCCAGCAGATAGACCACCAGGCTATCGGCAGCACTACCCCGGGCCTGGCACCTGATGCCCCTCTCTCTGGCCCAGCGGACGATATCCCATACGACGAGGAAGTAACCACAGAAGCCGAGCTGGTTGATGGTGTCCAGTTCGTAATCGAGACGCTGTCTGATATCAGTCGTAAGCGAGCCGTATTTCGCCGGTACCCTCTCACAGGCAAGCCGTGATAGTAAGCCGTATTCTGTCTCCCCTGCGGGGATATCGAACCTGGGGAATCGAGGCTTGCCCAGCTCGAGTTCCAGATTGCACCGCGAGGCAATCTCTTCGGTGGCTGCCAGTGCGTCAGGAAGGTCACGGAACAGGTGAGCCATCTCCTCCGACGACTTGAGGTACTGCTCCATGGTACGGCGGCCTTTAATCTGGTCGACCGGTATGTTCCGGCCTATGGCATTGAGCAGTTCCTTAACGGCATAATCTTCCCTGTCGGCATAGTGGACATTGTTAGTGGCCACCACCGGGACCAGCTGCTGTCGGGCGAACTGGGCGAGCCAGTAGCTGCCGTCAAGGCTCTGTTGCGAGGGGTGGTTAATCAGTTCGATAAAGAAGTCATCTCCGTAGACGTCCCTGTAGAAGCAGACGGCCCGCACGGCATCTTCAATCTTCCCCCGGTGAACAAGGGCAGGGACTTCCCCGCGACTGCACCCGGAGAGAGCGATAAGTCCCGTACGAAACTTGCGGAGCATCTCCCTGGTTACCTGCGGCTTCCGACCCCGGTTGGACAGGTGGGCCTCGGTGAGCAGCCGGCACAGGCTGGAGTAGCCCTGACCATTCTTGCAGAGCAGGGTCAGGTGATGGTCGCCCTCAACATTCACCTCAGCCCCGATTATGGGCTTGATGCCGAGAGCGGTAGCCTTCCGGTAGAAGCGGATGACTCCGGTGAGGCGATTGTGGTCGGTCAGGGCCAATGCCGACATGCCCAGGGCCTGCGCTTTCTCCAAGAGGCGGTCCAGTGGTGACGCCCCGTCCAGAAAGCTGTATTGCGAATGGACATGGAGATGAACGAAGCTCATCGCAGCACCCCTTATAAGGTTCAGTCCAGCACTCTATGCAGGAACCAGCCGTCCCCAGGACGGCAGAGTTCATAGGTGCCATAACCGGTGTTCCGGGCATTGACTCTGACAAAGCAACGCGGCGGCTTCTCGTTCCACCAGCCAACCGGTTCTTGCCGGCAACTGAGAGCTTCTACAACACGATACAGGAGTTTGCGCCAGATGAAGGCATCTGGTAGCCAGATGAAGGCATCTGGTAGCCAGATGAAGGCATCTGGTATTTCGCCCCTATCAGTATGGGTTTCGACTGGTTCACCAATAAGCCTGGCCATATGGCACCCCAAAAGAGCCGGGAGTTACTATCATATAAGAACACGTGTTCTAATGTCAAGACTCCATTCGGTGGGTTTTTTGCTGTATATGCTTTGAGAGCATAGTCTGCTACTATATGCGCATAAGGTGAGACCGGATATGACTTATCAGGCAAAGATATATATCGGCACTTCAGGCTGGTCCTACCCCAGGGGCGAGGGCACCTGGACGGGTTACTTCTATCCCAGGGGTAAGATCAACGAGCTCGAGTACTACAGCCAGTTCTTCAACACAGTGGAGGTTAACAGTACGTTCTACAGACCTCCCAGCCCTGTATATGTCCAAAACTGGGCCCGTAGAACCCCGGCGGACTTCCTCTTCACGGTTAAGCTGTGGCAGAAGTTCACCCACCCGAAGATGTACCGGGAAGCTACCGGTGAAGAAGCGGTTGTGTTGCAGAGCGACGTCGATCAGTTCAGGCAAGGCATTGAGCCCCTGGCCGAGGCGGGGAAACTGGGTGCCCTCCTGGCACAGTTCCCTCCCAGCTTCAGGAATGATGAGCACGGTCGGCAGATACTTGCTGCTGTCGTCAGGGTATTCGGGCAGTACAAGCTGGCAGTAGAATTGAGACATCGCAGTTGGAGTGATGATGATACGACCGCTCAGTCACTCAGGGAGAGCAATGTGGCCTGGGTCCAAATTGACGAGCCCAGGTTTAAATCATCAATAGCCGGAAAACTCCCGGTAACAGCTGATATGGTCTATTTCCGCTTTCACGGTAGGAATTCCGAAATGTGGTGGAAAGGGGATAACGAGACGCGCTATAAGTATCTCTACTCACCCGAAGAGATTGACGAGCTATCAGCCAAGGTGAAATCGGCTGCTGGACAAACACAGCTTCTATTCATCTTTTTCAATAACCACTGGCAGGGATATGCACCTCGCAATGCTGTGGATATGAAAAGAGTTCTGCAGTTACCTTTTGTGGATATCCCGGGCTATTGACAGCATGGTGGTGATCATATTTACCCGTCACCGTAACTCAACGCTACTTGACATGAAGATGTGAATATTGTAGGCTTGGCGAAAACAGGGGAGGAAATTGTATGGAAGCCTATTGCATGAAGTGCCGTGCCAAGAGGGAGATAAAGGACGCCAAGGCCATAACCATGAAGAATGGAAAGCCGGCAACCCAGGGTGTCTGCCCTCAGTGTGGCACCAAGATGTTCCGGATCGGCAAGAGCTAAGACCGATAGTCGCGGAGCTGGCCTGCAACTAAAGGGGCTGGGTATCTTGATTAGATACCTAGCCCTTCTTCTATTTCTGATCACACATTCCGGGAGTGTATATCGTCGGTCCTAACGCCACCTGCCTGATACCGGAAGCTGTGCCGGCAATGAGGCTGGATGCAATCTCACAGGAGATAGGCACCACCGTTCATGCCCACCCCACCCTTTCCGAAGCTGTTATTGAAGCAGTTCCGGACATCGCCGGCGAAAATCTGCATTCCATGTCAAGAAGTAAATAGTGTATAGTGTGGACGGAGGGTAGAGATATGTCAAAAACAAGACTGATTGTGGAACTGGGTACCGGGGTAGACATGCACGGTGGAGACTGCACCAAAGCAGCCAGAAGAGCAGTCGACGACGCGATTCACCACGGCTCGTTGCTCTACCTTGGTGAGATTATGAAGCAGGGCGTTCGTCCCAAGATGTACATTGACGTTACCATAGCCGCTCCCAAACCAGACGCGGTGGACGGTGACGCTGTACTGGAGGCACTTCCCTTCGGGGAGAAGACAATCAACGTGGTTGCCGGTGGTATGGAAGTGGGGCCAAGTGAGGGAGACAGCATAATCATCTGTAATGCTGCCGTGATGGTAACCGTGGAATCCTGAGAATCGCAGTGGGGCCAGGTTTCTCCTGCTTGACAGACGGATGGTCTAACTGGAGGATACCAGAGGTCTGGCCTATGCTCTGGAAAACCACCTCCGCCAGGGAAGCTCTGAGTCCTCAGGTGGTTCAGGTGCAAATCCGGCACTTTCCAGTAGCCGGGACCCCTCCGGGTTGACCGCAAATGAATAGATGCGCTGGATTCCCT comes from the Dehalococcoidales bacterium genome and includes:
- a CDS encoding Lin0512 family protein translates to MSKTRLIVELGTGVDMHGGDCTKAARRAVDDAIHHGSLLYLGEIMKQGVRPKMYIDVTIAAPKPDAVDGDAVLEALPFGEKTINVVAGGMEVGPSEGDSIIICNAAVMVTVES
- a CDS encoding DNA polymerase III subunit alpha, with amino-acid sequence MSFVHLHVHSQYSFLDGASPLDRLLEKAQALGMSALALTDHNRLTGVIRFYRKATALGIKPIIGAEVNVEGDHHLTLLCKNGQGYSSLCRLLTEAHLSNRGRKPQVTREMLRKFRTGLIALSGCSRGEVPALVHRGKIEDAVRAVCFYRDVYGDDFFIELINHPSQQSLDGSYWLAQFARQQLVPVVATNNVHYADREDYAVKELLNAIGRNIPVDQIKGRRTMEQYLKSSEEMAHLFRDLPDALAATEEIASRCNLELELGKPRFPRFDIPAGETEYGLLSRLACERVPAKYGSLTTDIRQRLDYELDTINQLGFCGYFLVVWDIVRWARERGIRCQARGSAADSLVVYLLDISVVDPIEHDLLFERFMHPLRRELPDIDLDIDRRQREDVRDYITQKYGTDNVACVATINTYMARGAIRDVGKALQVPQEIIDEACSGIHYLSASQLQEHADSLPELKKSTIYRRTELDSFFKLCAVIDGFPKHLSVHLGGLLIGDGRLSDLVPLEWSSGGDIISQYDKDDIEQLGLVKMDVLSLPTLTVLEDTLADIEKNHGVSIDLDNIPGDDPAAFAMLRDGKTIGTFQLESPAQREMAGRLLPDRFEDIIVSISLVRPGPLKSSMDKIYLPRRHGKESVTYLHPKLKNALEETLGVILYQEQVLKVAHDLAGMSYAEADGFRRAMTHDRTTEEMEKMRDSFITGAARNSVSKDIASQVFEQLAAFAAYGFCKAHAVAYAIIAYQTLWLKCHYPAEFFAAVLSNQPMGYYPPRVLVAEARRSGVKILPPDVNHSDDRYTVEDGAIRVSLKQLRGMSEDALDSILSARMRGSFTSLRDFVLRTNVSQPTMENLVRVGAFDSLCSSEELRSQLPALSGLRQKTGRGTMPLFEDTRLEPVHTMEAVNDNRKERMLAERELLSLSITAHPLDYVPLDAGITRMKDLYKSETGKRVEIVGSVIRYQTPPTRNGNRVVYVIMEDGTGVADVTVFGDVQEKCGDVLFREGWLRVTGKVQRRGPKALSIIADNLYPLILEPVDSDDPQPEFHIDSNCVQDENRPICGRKKGAF
- a CDS encoding DUF5679 domain-containing protein encodes the protein MEAYCMKCRAKREIKDAKAITMKNGKPATQGVCPQCGTKMFRIGKS
- a CDS encoding DUF72 domain-containing protein, translating into MTYQAKIYIGTSGWSYPRGEGTWTGYFYPRGKINELEYYSQFFNTVEVNSTFYRPPSPVYVQNWARRTPADFLFTVKLWQKFTHPKMYREATGEEAVVLQSDVDQFRQGIEPLAEAGKLGALLAQFPPSFRNDEHGRQILAAVVRVFGQYKLAVELRHRSWSDDDTTAQSLRESNVAWVQIDEPRFKSSIAGKLPVTADMVYFRFHGRNSEMWWKGDNETRYKYLYSPEEIDELSAKVKSAAGQTQLLFIFFNNHWQGYAPRNAVDMKRVLQLPFVDIPGY